Proteins encoded in a region of the Mesoflavibacter profundi genome:
- a CDS encoding outer membrane beta-barrel protein: MKKLFIAATIALFGFTANAQEEQTFGFANGDVIVEGNLGYNNVNDKNTEEKTNEFSINPKAGYFVSDDLAVGIELSYNSATQDVAGTETADFSAFGAGVFARYYFLDLGSRFTTYSELGLGFASAENKIADVKSNGFGAGLGLGINYFVKENIAINFGLTDVLSYNTSKVDADGAESVSQFNANLNVFNNFFQTAQFGLTFKF; the protein is encoded by the coding sequence ATGAAAAAATTATTTATCGCTGCAACTATCGCTTTATTTGGTTTTACAGCTAATGCACAAGAAGAGCAAACTTTTGGTTTTGCAAATGGAGACGTAATCGTTGAAGGTAACTTAGGTTACAACAATGTAAACGACAAAAACACTGAAGAAAAAACTAATGAGTTTTCTATCAATCCAAAAGCTGGATACTTTGTATCTGACGATTTAGCTGTTGGTATCGAGTTATCTTACAATTCTGCAACTCAAGATGTAGCTGGAACTGAAACTGCTGATTTTTCTGCATTTGGTGCTGGAGTATTTGCTCGTTACTATTTCTTAGATTTAGGAAGCCGTTTTACAACTTACTCTGAGTTAGGATTAGGATTTGCATCTGCTGAAAACAAAATTGCAGACGTAAAATCTAATGGTTTTGGAGCTGGTTTAGGTTTAGGAATTAACTACTTCGTTAAAGAAAACATTGCAATTAACTTTGGTTTAACAGATGTTTTATCTTACAACACTTCTAAAGTTGATGCTGATGGAGCTGAATCTGTAAGCCAATTTAACGCTAACTTAAACGTATTTAACAACTTTTTCCAAACTGCTCAGTTTGGTTTAACTTTCAAGTTCTAA
- the aroQ gene encoding type II 3-dehydroquinate dehydratase, translating to MKKIIIINGPNLNLLGKREPNIYGSLSFTEFMDEIQNKYPNITIEHFQSNIEGELIDKIQDVGFDYDGIILNAAAYTHTSVGIGDAVKAIKTPVVEVHISNTFGREEFRHQSFISANAKGVILGFGLQSYELAIQSFIDVKSI from the coding sequence ATGAAAAAAATTATTATTATAAACGGTCCTAATTTAAACTTGCTAGGAAAAAGAGAACCTAACATTTACGGTAGTTTAAGTTTTACCGAATTTATGGACGAAATACAAAATAAATATCCCAACATTACAATAGAACATTTTCAATCTAATATAGAAGGAGAATTAATTGACAAGATACAAGATGTTGGTTTTGATTATGATGGGATTATTCTAAATGCAGCTGCATATACACATACATCTGTTGGTATTGGAGATGCTGTCAAAGCTATAAAAACGCCGGTAGTAGAAGTACATATCTCTAACACCTTTGGAAGAGAAGAATTTAGACATCAATCATTCATTTCGGCTAATGCAAAAGGCGTAATTTTAGGTTTTGGACTACAAAGCTATGAATTAGCCATTCAAAGTTTTATAGATGTTAAATCTATTTAA
- a CDS encoding porin family protein yields the protein MKKLILCAVALISGLTVAQAQSDSKAVQLGIKGGLNSSTISGDDIGELKSRTSFNAGLVAEIPFSERVSFQPEVFYSGQGFDIQENDQDNIFDTDDNVEYQLDYIQVPLLLKVYLVEGLSVEAGPQFGFKIHEEIDFEPNNDGGDIEIDSNDSNVKDLDTGIALGTAYKFDNGFFLSGRYTFGLTNIFEDGTAFENVDAKNNVWQFGLGFMF from the coding sequence ATGAAAAAATTAATTTTATGTGCTGTTGCACTAATTTCTGGATTAACAGTAGCTCAAGCACAATCAGACTCTAAAGCCGTACAATTAGGTATAAAAGGAGGATTAAACTCTTCTACAATTAGTGGTGATGATATAGGAGAACTTAAATCTAGAACAAGCTTTAATGCTGGTTTAGTCGCAGAAATCCCTTTTTCTGAGCGTGTATCTTTTCAACCAGAGGTATTTTATTCTGGGCAAGGATTTGATATCCAAGAAAATGATCAAGACAATATTTTTGATACAGATGATAATGTTGAATATCAATTAGATTACATTCAGGTTCCTTTATTATTAAAAGTCTATTTAGTAGAAGGATTGTCTGTAGAAGCTGGCCCACAATTTGGATTTAAAATTCATGAAGAAATTGATTTTGAACCAAATAACGATGGTGGAGATATAGAAATAGACAGTAACGATTCTAATGTAAAAGATTTAGATACTGGAATTGCATTAGGTACTGCTTATAAATTTGATAACGGATTCTTTTTAAGTGGAAGATATACATTTGGGCTAACTAACATTTTTGAAGACGGAACTGCTTTTGAAAATGTAGATGCAAAAAATAATGTATGGCAATTTGGCTTAGGATTTATGTTTTAA
- the lpdA gene encoding dihydrolipoyl dehydrogenase, producing the protein MSKYDIIVLGSGPGGYVTAIRASQLGFKTAVVEKENLGGVCLNWGCIPTKALIKSAQVFEYLKHAEEYGLKVKEAEADFDAVIKRSRGVAEGMSKGVQFLMKKNKIDVINGFGKLKPGKKVDVDGKEYSADHIIVATGARSRELPSLPQDGKKVIGYREAMTLKEQPKKMIVVGSGAIGVEFAYVYNSMGTEVTIVEYMDRIVPVEDADVSKQLEKSFKKNGINIMTSAEVTKVDTSGTGVKATVKTKKGEEVLEADIVLSAVGIKTNIENIGLEDVGIAVDRDKILVNDYYQTNIPGYYAIGDVTPGQALAHVASAEGILCVEKIAGQHVEKLDYGNIPGCTYCSPEVASVGLTEQQAKDKGIDIKVGKFPFSASGKASAGGNKDGFVKVIFDAKYGEWLGCHMIGAGVTDMIAEAVLGRKLETTGHEVLKAVHPHPTMSEAVMEAVADAYDEVIHL; encoded by the coding sequence ATGAGTAAATACGATATAATAGTACTTGGAAGTGGTCCAGGCGGATACGTTACAGCAATTAGAGCATCACAATTAGGTTTTAAAACTGCAGTTGTAGAAAAAGAAAATTTAGGTGGTGTATGTTTAAATTGGGGATGTATTCCTACTAAAGCTTTAATTAAATCTGCTCAAGTTTTTGAATATTTAAAACATGCAGAAGAATACGGTTTAAAAGTAAAAGAAGCTGAAGCAGATTTTGACGCCGTAATTAAACGTAGTCGTGGTGTTGCTGAAGGTATGAGTAAAGGTGTTCAATTTTTAATGAAAAAAAATAAAATTGACGTTATTAATGGCTTTGGAAAATTAAAACCAGGTAAAAAAGTTGATGTTGACGGTAAAGAATATAGCGCAGATCATATTATTGTTGCTACAGGAGCACGCAGTCGTGAGTTACCAAGCTTACCTCAAGATGGTAAAAAAGTAATTGGTTACCGTGAAGCAATGACCTTAAAAGAACAACCAAAAAAGATGATTGTTGTAGGTTCTGGTGCTATAGGTGTAGAGTTTGCTTATGTATACAACTCTATGGGAACTGAAGTCACTATCGTTGAATATATGGACAGAATTGTTCCTGTTGAAGACGCAGACGTTTCTAAACAATTAGAAAAATCGTTTAAGAAAAACGGTATTAATATTATGACTTCTGCCGAAGTTACTAAAGTAGATACTTCAGGAACTGGAGTAAAAGCTACAGTTAAAACTAAAAAAGGTGAAGAAGTACTTGAAGCAGACATCGTATTAAGCGCTGTTGGTATTAAAACAAACATAGAAAACATTGGTTTAGAAGATGTTGGTATTGCAGTAGATAGAGATAAAATATTAGTTAACGATTACTATCAAACAAATATCCCAGGATACTACGCAATTGGTGATGTTACACCAGGTCAAGCATTAGCACACGTTGCTTCTGCAGAAGGTATTTTATGTGTAGAAAAAATTGCTGGTCAGCATGTAGAAAAATTAGACTACGGTAATATACCAGGATGTACATACTGTTCTCCAGAAGTTGCTAGTGTTGGATTAACAGAGCAACAAGCAAAAGATAAAGGAATAGATATTAAAGTTGGAAAATTCCCATTTTCTGCATCTGGAAAAGCAAGTGCTGGTGGAAATAAAGACGGATTTGTAAAAGTAATTTTTGACGCTAAATACGGTGAATGGTTAGGTTGTCACATGATTGGTGCTGGCGTAACAGATATGATTGCAGAAGCTGTATTAGGTAGAAAATTAGAAACTACTGGTCATGAAGTATTAAAAGCAGTACATCCACATCCTACAATGAGTGAAGCTGTTATGGAAGCAGTTGCAGATGCTTATGATGAGGTAATACATTTATAA
- a CDS encoding NAD(P)/FAD-dependent oxidoreductase, protein MNIPKSCFPRVVIIGGGFAGIALAKKLSKKELQVVLLDKHNYHNFQPLLYQVSTGGLEPDSIAYPIRKVLKDFPNFYFRLANVSEINTEKNKVITDIGNLKFDYLVVASGSKTNFFENASIEANSMEMKTIPQSLNLRSLILENFEEALLTSDLNERNALMNFVIVGAGPTGVELAGALAEIKKGILPKDYPDLDTRNVQINLIQSGDKILKAMSEQASHKAEDFLEKLGVQIWKNVRVTGYDGKVVTTNSDLTFETATVIWAAGVKGATIKGLDGEQFVSRSQRVLVNQFNQVNGFNHIFAIGDIAQMSTETLPHGHPMMAQPAIQQGKHLGDNLLRLIENKPLIPFKYKDKGSMATVGRNKAVVDLPKFKFQGVFAWFVWMFVHLFFLIGFRNRMVVFINWVYNYVRFDREARLIIRPFKKKLKS, encoded by the coding sequence ATGAATATACCAAAATCCTGTTTTCCTAGAGTTGTAATAATTGGTGGTGGATTTGCCGGAATTGCTCTAGCTAAAAAATTATCTAAAAAAGAACTTCAAGTTGTACTTTTAGATAAACATAATTATCATAATTTTCAGCCTTTATTATATCAAGTATCTACTGGAGGATTAGAGCCAGACTCAATTGCTTATCCAATAAGAAAGGTGTTAAAAGACTTTCCTAATTTTTATTTTAGATTAGCTAATGTTTCAGAAATAAATACTGAAAAAAATAAAGTTATTACAGACATAGGTAATCTTAAATTTGATTATTTAGTAGTTGCATCTGGATCTAAAACCAACTTTTTTGAGAATGCTTCCATAGAGGCTAATAGTATGGAAATGAAAACTATACCGCAATCTTTAAATTTAAGAAGTTTAATTCTTGAAAATTTTGAAGAGGCATTATTAACTTCAGATTTAAATGAACGTAACGCTTTAATGAATTTTGTAATTGTTGGAGCAGGACCAACAGGAGTAGAATTAGCTGGTGCTTTAGCCGAAATAAAAAAAGGGATTTTACCGAAAGATTATCCAGATTTAGACACAAGAAATGTACAGATAAATTTGATACAATCTGGCGATAAAATTTTAAAAGCAATGAGTGAGCAAGCGTCACACAAAGCAGAAGATTTTTTAGAAAAGTTAGGTGTTCAAATCTGGAAAAATGTAAGAGTAACAGGTTATGATGGTAAAGTAGTAACCACTAATAGTGACTTAACTTTTGAAACAGCAACGGTTATTTGGGCAGCAGGAGTTAAAGGTGCTACAATTAAAGGCTTAGATGGAGAACAATTTGTGTCTAGAAGTCAAAGAGTTTTGGTAAACCAATTTAATCAAGTTAATGGATTTAATCACATTTTTGCAATTGGTGATATTGCACAAATGTCTACCGAAACTTTGCCACATGGTCATCCAATGATGGCGCAACCTGCAATACAACAAGGTAAACATTTAGGAGATAATTTATTACGTTTAATAGAAAACAAGCCGCTTATTCCTTTTAAATACAAAGATAAAGGTAGTATGGCAACAGTTGGTCGTAATAAAGCTGTAGTAGATTTACCTAAATTTAAATTTCAAGGTGTGTTTGCTTGGTTTGTTTGGATGTTTGTACACTTATTTTTCTTAATTGGTTTTAGAAACAGAATGGTAGTTTTTATAAACTGGGTTTATAACTACGTAAGATTTGATCGTGAGGCACGATTAATTATAAGACCGTTTAAGAAAAAACTTAAATCTTAA
- the msrB gene encoding peptide-methionine (R)-S-oxide reductase MsrB has product MKKLTLLFLITIVFSCKSKGQDKEKTKNYPVTKTEAQWKAELSDMEYYVLREAGTERVFSSPLNDEHREGTFLCAACNTPLFKSENKFDSGTGWPSFDQEIKGNVAFSTDYDLGYARTEEHCATCGGHLGHVFNDGPKNTTGKRHCINGVALNFKPSSN; this is encoded by the coding sequence ATGAAAAAGTTAACCTTATTATTTTTAATTACAATAGTTTTTAGTTGTAAATCTAAAGGACAAGACAAAGAAAAAACCAAAAATTATCCAGTTACTAAAACTGAAGCTCAATGGAAAGCAGAGCTTAGCGATATGGAATATTATGTACTAAGAGAAGCTGGTACAGAACGTGTATTTTCTAGTCCTTTAAACGACGAACACAGAGAAGGTACATTTCTATGTGCTGCTTGCAACACACCACTTTTTAAAAGCGAAAATAAATTTGATTCTGGTACAGGTTGGCCTAGTTTTGATCAAGAAATAAAAGGCAATGTTGCCTTTAGTACAGATTATGATTTAGGTTATGCTAGAACCGAAGAACATTGCGCAACTTGTGGCGGACATTTAGGTCATGTATTTAACGATGGACCAAAAAATACCACAGGTAAAAGACATTGTATAAATGGTGTTGCATTAAATTTTAAGCCCAGTTCTAATTAA
- a CDS encoding glycogen synthase — MKIIHVSAECYPIAKIGGLADVVGALPKYQQDKNTISEVIMPLYDNSFTNDNSFETIYNSQIIFGETTVNYSIVKLENSTLQFPVYCVNIPEYLYKTYVYSNDDVDRFLLFQIAALDWILTLQQKPNVIHCHDHHTGLIPFMLQECFKYKELNTIPVVTTIHNAQYQGWFGYDKLHLIPKFNLDNIGLLDWDNCINPLATAIKCAWRVTTVSPTYMEELKVEANGLQHLLNHESKKCVGILNGIDTTVWNPETDNFLNYNYNISNLEKGKAANKEALCKQFNLDYDKPLFAFIGRLVGEKGADVLPFALEKALENNDCSVIVLGSGFENIQNHLSFLKSKYEGRYNVFIGYDEALSHQIYASADFLLMPSRVEPCGLNQLYALRYGTIPIVRNVGGLKDTVKDISQLNGFGICHNHVSVDNIYNAMLRGINLFDKTTTFKSIRKLIMQKDHSWFVSAKAYKTLYKSIK; from the coding sequence ATGAAGATTATTCATGTAAGTGCAGAGTGTTATCCAATTGCTAAAATAGGCGGTTTGGCAGATGTTGTTGGAGCATTACCAAAATATCAACAAGATAAAAATACGATTAGTGAAGTAATAATGCCGCTTTACGATAATTCATTTACAAACGACAACAGTTTTGAAACGATATATAATAGTCAGATAATTTTTGGTGAAACTACAGTTAATTATAGTATTGTAAAACTAGAAAACTCTACGTTGCAATTTCCTGTTTATTGTGTAAACATTCCTGAATATCTTTATAAAACTTATGTGTATTCTAATGATGATGTAGATAGATTTTTACTGTTTCAAATAGCTGCTTTAGATTGGATTTTAACATTACAACAAAAGCCAAATGTTATACATTGTCATGATCACCATACAGGATTAATTCCTTTTATGCTTCAAGAGTGTTTTAAATACAAGGAATTAAATACAATTCCTGTCGTGACAACAATACATAATGCCCAATACCAAGGTTGGTTTGGTTATGATAAGCTACATTTAATACCAAAGTTTAATTTGGATAATATTGGTTTATTAGATTGGGATAATTGTATTAATCCTTTGGCAACAGCCATAAAATGTGCATGGCGTGTAACTACTGTGTCACCTACATATATGGAAGAATTAAAAGTTGAAGCTAATGGATTACAACATCTTTTAAATCATGAATCTAAAAAATGTGTAGGTATTTTAAATGGTATAGACACAACGGTTTGGAATCCAGAAACCGATAATTTTTTAAATTACAATTACAATATTTCTAATCTAGAAAAAGGAAAAGCAGCCAATAAAGAAGCTTTATGTAAGCAATTTAATTTAGATTATGATAAACCATTATTTGCATTTATTGGCAGACTTGTAGGCGAAAAAGGAGCCGATGTATTACCCTTTGCATTAGAAAAAGCATTAGAAAATAATGATTGTAGTGTAATAGTTTTAGGTTCTGGTTTTGAAAACATTCAAAACCATTTATCATTTTTAAAATCTAAGTACGAAGGTCGTTATAATGTGTTTATTGGTTATGATGAAGCGCTTTCACATCAAATTTACGCATCTGCAGACTTTTTATTAATGCCTTCTAGAGTAGAACCTTGTGGATTAAATCAATTATACGCGTTACGTTATGGTACAATTCCTATAGTTAGAAATGTTGGAGGATTAAAAGATACGGTTAAGGATATAAGTCAACTAAATGGGTTTGGTATTTGTCATAATCATGTATCTGTAGATAATATATATAATGCAATGTTAAGAGGTATAAATCTTTTTGATAAAACAACTACCTTTAAATCTATAAGAAAGTTAATTATGCAAAAAGACCATTCGTGGTTTGTTTCTGCAAAAGCATATAAAACCTTATACAAATCCATTAAATAG
- a CDS encoding glucose-1-phosphate adenylyltransferase yields MNNKVLSIILGGGQGSRLYPLTDTRSKPAVPIAGKYRLVDIPISNCINSGIKRMYVLTQFNSASLNRHIKNTYHFSFFSSAFVDVLAAEQTPQNNTWFQGTADAVRQSMHHFLQHDFEYALILSGDQLYHMDYKKMVQQHIDNNSDITIGTVPVKEKEAPAFGILKTDNDNNITSFIEKPNASLLPEWTSPVSDEMKAEGRNHLGSMGIYVFNRQLLIDLMNDESTVDFGKEIIPQSIGKLKVSSYQFEGYWTDIGNIDSFFEANIGLTDDIPKFNLYDTEQRVYTRARILPTSKISGTQLNKAVIAEGCLIHAEKIEKSVIGVRSRIGKGSVITNTYMMGSDTYESLEEIEKNKIEILVGIGENCHINNAIIDKNCRVGDNVTINGGKHLEDTETSTYVIKDGIVVLKKGAIIPNGFSI; encoded by the coding sequence ATGAACAACAAAGTATTATCTATAATCTTAGGTGGCGGACAAGGCTCTAGATTATATCCTTTAACAGACACAAGATCCAAACCAGCTGTACCAATTGCTGGTAAATACAGATTGGTGGATATTCCAATTTCTAATTGTATAAATTCTGGAATAAAAAGGATGTATGTATTAACACAGTTTAATTCGGCATCATTAAATAGGCATATAAAAAACACCTATCATTTTAGCTTTTTTAGTTCGGCTTTTGTAGATGTTTTAGCTGCAGAACAAACACCGCAAAATAACACATGGTTTCAAGGTACAGCAGATGCGGTAAGACAAAGTATGCATCATTTTTTACAACACGATTTTGAGTATGCATTAATCCTATCTGGTGACCAATTGTATCATATGGATTATAAAAAAATGGTACAACAACATATAGATAATAATTCAGATATTACCATAGGTACAGTTCCTGTAAAAGAAAAAGAAGCACCAGCATTTGGAATTTTAAAAACAGATAACGACAATAATATTACTTCGTTTATAGAAAAACCAAATGCAAGTTTATTACCAGAATGGACATCACCTGTTAGTGATGAAATGAAAGCTGAAGGTAGAAACCATCTTGGATCTATGGGAATTTATGTGTTTAATAGACAATTGCTAATAGATTTAATGAATGACGAATCTACAGTAGATTTTGGTAAAGAAATCATACCGCAATCCATTGGTAAATTAAAAGTTTCTAGTTATCAATTTGAAGGCTATTGGACGGATATAGGTAATATAGATTCGTTTTTTGAAGCTAATATTGGTCTTACAGACGATATTCCAAAATTCAATTTATACGACACAGAACAACGTGTATATACAAGAGCAAGGATATTACCAACTTCAAAAATATCTGGAACTCAATTAAATAAAGCAGTAATAGCTGAAGGTTGCCTGATTCATGCAGAAAAAATCGAAAAATCTGTAATTGGTGTTCGATCAAGAATTGGTAAAGGCTCTGTAATTACTAACACATATATGATGGGATCTGATACTTACGAATCTTTAGAAGAAATTGAAAAAAATAAAATTGAAATTCTTGTAGGTATTGGCGAAAACTGTCATATAAATAATGCCATTATTGATAAAAATTGTCGTGTTGGAGATAATGTAACTATTAATGGAGGAAAGCATTTAGAAGATACCGAAACATCAACCTATGTCATAAAAGATGGCATTGTAGTGCTTAAAAAAGGCGCAATAATACCTAATGGATTTTCAATTTAA
- the glgB gene encoding 1,4-alpha-glucan branching protein GlgB: MSQVQPHSLFTDLDIYLFKNGTHYKLYEKFGSHVITLNGVEGTYFAVWAPSAKQVSVVGDFNYWEDGLHTLNVRWDESGIWEGFIPNIKAGEKYKYKIHSTIDDQVTEKADPFAKQSELPPKTASIVSQSHYKWQDKPWMLKRKKANALDAPFSIYEVHLGSWRRHIEDNSYLSYSELAYQLVNYVKELNFTHVQFMPIMEYPYDPSWGYQITGYFSATSRFGSPEELKFLIDKFHENNIGVILDWVPSHFPEDKHGLGNFDGSHLYEHPDPKKGYHPDWKSLIFNYGRNEVKSFLISNALFWLDQFHVDGLRVDAVASMLYLDYSRNEGEWNPNQFGGRENLEAIQFIKELNQAIYKEFPDVQTIAEESTAFPGVSKPVFLGGLGFGMKWMMGWMHDTLQYFSKAPIYRKHHQNEITFSLTYAFTENFTLPLSHDEVVYGKKSLVSKMPGDDWQKFANLRLLYSYMYTHPGAKLLFQGGEFAQHDEWNYSKSLDWHLTQFNSHNGIQKLIADLNTLYKQEKALHELQFDAKGFEWIDYNDAENSVISYIRKGKSNKDSLIVICNMTPVPRLDYRLGVPKKGVLKQLFNSDDKIYDGTGNYSNLTIKTQSKSWHYKKESVQINLPPLAVLVFNYQ, encoded by the coding sequence ATGTCACAAGTACAGCCACATTCGTTATTTACAGATTTAGACATTTATTTGTTTAAAAATGGTACGCATTACAAACTTTACGAAAAGTTTGGTTCGCACGTAATAACTTTAAATGGAGTAGAAGGTACTTATTTTGCTGTTTGGGCACCAAGTGCAAAACAAGTTTCTGTTGTAGGAGACTTTAACTATTGGGAAGACGGTTTACATACATTAAATGTAAGATGGGACGAAAGTGGAATTTGGGAAGGATTTATACCAAATATCAAAGCAGGAGAAAAGTATAAATATAAAATCCATAGCACTATAGATGATCAAGTCACAGAAAAAGCAGATCCTTTTGCAAAACAATCGGAATTACCTCCAAAAACAGCATCTATAGTTAGTCAAAGTCATTATAAGTGGCAGGATAAACCATGGATGTTAAAAAGAAAAAAGGCTAATGCTTTAGATGCTCCATTTTCTATTTACGAAGTACATTTAGGATCATGGCGAAGACACATAGAAGATAATAGCTATTTATCTTATTCAGAATTAGCATATCAACTAGTTAATTATGTAAAAGAATTAAATTTTACGCACGTACAATTTATGCCAATTATGGAATATCCTTACGATCCAAGTTGGGGATATCAAATAACGGGTTATTTTTCTGCAACATCTAGATTTGGTTCACCAGAAGAATTAAAATTTTTAATAGACAAATTCCATGAAAATAATATAGGTGTCATATTAGATTGGGTTCCTTCACATTTTCCTGAAGATAAACACGGTTTAGGTAATTTTGACGGATCTCATTTATATGAACATCCAGATCCTAAAAAAGGTTATCATCCAGATTGGAAAAGCTTAATTTTTAATTATGGACGTAATGAAGTAAAATCGTTTTTAATAAGTAATGCATTATTTTGGTTAGATCAATTTCATGTAGATGGATTAAGAGTAGATGCTGTAGCGTCCATGCTTTATTTAGATTATAGTAGAAATGAAGGCGAATGGAATCCTAATCAATTTGGTGGAAGAGAAAATTTAGAAGCTATACAATTTATTAAAGAATTAAATCAAGCAATTTATAAGGAATTTCCTGACGTACAAACAATTGCAGAAGAGTCTACTGCATTTCCTGGTGTTTCTAAACCAGTGTTTTTAGGCGGATTAGGTTTTGGAATGAAATGGATGATGGGTTGGATGCACGATACGCTACAATATTTTTCTAAAGCACCAATTTATAGAAAACACCATCAAAACGAAATTACTTTTTCTTTAACCTATGCGTTTACAGAAAATTTTACCTTACCATTAAGTCACGATGAAGTCGTCTATGGTAAAAAATCTTTAGTAAGTAAAATGCCTGGAGACGACTGGCAAAAATTTGCAAATCTAAGGTTATTATACAGCTATATGTATACTCATCCTGGAGCAAAATTATTATTTCAAGGTGGTGAATTTGCACAACATGACGAGTGGAATTACAGTAAAAGTTTAGATTGGCATCTTACTCAATTTAATTCGCATAATGGCATACAAAAGCTAATTGCAGATTTAAACACATTATATAAACAAGAAAAAGCGTTACACGAATTACAATTTGATGCCAAAGGTTTTGAATGGATAGATTATAACGATGCCGAAAACTCTGTTATTAGCTACATAAGAAAAGGAAAATCAAATAAAGACTCGCTAATTGTAATTTGTAATATGACGCCTGTACCAAGACTAGATTATAGATTAGGTGTACCTAAAAAAGGTGTATTAAAACAACTATTTAATAGTGATGATAAAATATATGATGGTACAGGAAATTATTCAAATTTAACTATAAAAACACAATCCAAAAGCTGGCATTATAAAAAAGAATCGGTACAAATAAATTTACCGCCTTTAGCAGTGTTAGTTTTTAATTATCAATAA